Proteins found in one Meiothermus sp. Pnk-1 genomic segment:
- a CDS encoding ribonuclease J — protein MNDIPNRPPNPRGPRKRRMRPKPTGPLILAKPSEHVEIIPLGGMGEIGKNMFAFRYHDEILVVDGGLAFPEEHMPGVDLLIPRIDYLLEHQELIKGWVLTHGHEDHIGALPFIMPQLPRVPVYGAKLTLGLVKGKLEEFGLRAGDFNFKEVSPDERIQIGRFFVVDLFRMTHSIPDNSGMIIHTPIGKIVHTGDFKLDPTPIDGKTSHLAKIAQAGAEGVLLLIADSTNAERPGITPSESEIAKGLDAIIGKAKGRIFVTTFASHIHRIQSVITAAEKYGRKVAMEGRSMLKFSRIAQELGYMSVRDRIYTLDEINHLPDEQVLVLSTGSQGQPEAALSRLAFGGHAKFALKPGDTVILSSSPIPGNEEAVNRVINQLYRLGTYVYYPPTYRVHASGHASQEELKIILNLTNPKFFLPWHGENRQQTNFKWLAESMGHPPQRTLIVENGQRVKLTADSISVEGEVPAGVLYVDGLGVGDITDEILEDRQHMAAEGVVVITALVSREAPAVQVVSKGFVKAGERLLNEVRNLVFEAIHAGVREKKRLEVIRDDIYYPVKKFLRKATGRDPVIIPMVIEG, from the coding sequence ATGAACGACATCCCCAACCGCCCCCCTAACCCACGGGGGCCCCGCAAACGCCGGATGCGCCCCAAGCCCACCGGCCCGCTGATCCTCGCCAAACCCAGCGAGCACGTAGAGATCATCCCGCTGGGAGGCATGGGCGAGATCGGCAAAAACATGTTCGCCTTCCGCTACCACGACGAGATTCTGGTAGTGGACGGCGGCCTGGCCTTCCCCGAAGAGCACATGCCGGGGGTGGACTTGCTGATCCCCCGCATCGACTACCTCCTCGAGCACCAGGAGCTCATCAAGGGCTGGGTGCTCACCCACGGCCACGAGGACCATATCGGGGCCTTGCCCTTCATCATGCCCCAGCTGCCTCGGGTCCCCGTTTACGGGGCCAAGCTCACCCTGGGGCTGGTCAAAGGGAAGCTCGAGGAGTTCGGCCTGCGCGCCGGAGACTTCAACTTCAAGGAAGTCTCCCCCGACGAACGCATTCAGATCGGACGCTTCTTCGTCGTGGACCTCTTCCGCATGACCCACTCCATCCCCGACAACTCGGGGATGATCATCCATACCCCCATCGGCAAAATCGTCCACACCGGAGACTTCAAGCTCGACCCCACCCCCATCGACGGCAAAACCAGCCACCTGGCTAAAATCGCGCAAGCTGGGGCTGAGGGGGTGCTGTTGCTCATCGCCGACTCCACCAACGCCGAGCGGCCCGGCATCACCCCCAGCGAGTCGGAGATCGCCAAGGGCCTCGACGCCATCATCGGCAAGGCCAAGGGCCGTATCTTCGTCACCACCTTCGCCTCGCACATCCACCGCATCCAGTCGGTCATCACCGCCGCGGAAAAGTACGGGCGCAAAGTGGCGATGGAAGGCCGCAGCATGCTGAAGTTCAGCCGGATTGCCCAGGAGCTGGGCTACATGAGCGTGCGCGACCGTATCTACACCCTGGACGAGATCAACCACCTCCCCGATGAGCAAGTCCTGGTGCTCTCCACCGGCTCGCAGGGTCAGCCCGAGGCCGCCCTTTCCCGGCTGGCCTTTGGCGGACACGCCAAGTTCGCCCTCAAGCCCGGCGACACGGTAATCCTCTCCTCGAGCCCCATCCCCGGCAACGAGGAAGCGGTCAACCGGGTCATCAACCAGCTGTATCGGCTGGGGACTTACGTCTACTACCCGCCCACCTACCGGGTGCACGCTTCCGGCCACGCCTCACAGGAAGAGCTCAAGATCATCCTGAACCTCACCAACCCCAAGTTCTTCCTGCCCTGGCACGGGGAAAACCGCCAGCAGACCAACTTCAAGTGGCTGGCCGAGAGCATGGGCCACCCACCCCAACGCACCCTGATCGTGGAAAACGGGCAGCGGGTCAAGCTCACCGCCGACAGCATCAGCGTCGAGGGAGAGGTGCCGGCGGGGGTGCTCTACGTGGACGGTCTGGGGGTGGGCGATATCACCGATGAAATCCTCGAGGACCGTCAACACATGGCCGCCGAAGGGGTAGTGGTCATCACTGCGCTGGTAAGCCGCGAAGCTCCCGCGGTGCAGGTTGTCTCCAAGGGGTTTGTAAAGGCAGGGGAGCGCTTGTTGAACGAGGTTCGCAACCTGGTCTTCGAGGCTATCCACGCGGGGGTGCGGGAGAAAAAGCGGCTCGAGGTCATCCGCGACGACATCTACTACCCGGTGAAGAAATTCCTGCGCAAGGCCACCGGGCGTGACCCGGTCATCATCCCGATGGTGATTGAGGGGTAA
- a CDS encoding TlpA disulfide reductase family protein: MSPARANLLRWGLAVLAVGGVVYGLLGRPTSRPAAQPLPNLVLETEQGQPQNLRAFVGKPVVLNAWATWCAPCRREMPLLLEEAARQHDVQFVFVNMGEGPEAIRIFLDEVKRKEIPNLLLDKKTALSEALQIQGLPTTLFFDAKGNLLARHLGEINREELRGYLRRLE; this comes from the coding sequence ATGTCGCCCGCTCGAGCCAACCTCTTACGTTGGGGCCTGGCGGTGTTGGCCGTAGGGGGGGTGGTGTACGGCCTGTTGGGCCGCCCGACCTCCCGCCCGGCGGCTCAGCCGTTGCCGAATCTTGTCCTTGAGACCGAGCAGGGCCAGCCCCAAAACCTCCGGGCGTTCGTGGGTAAGCCGGTGGTGCTCAACGCCTGGGCTACCTGGTGTGCTCCCTGCCGCCGGGAGATGCCGTTGCTGCTCGAGGAGGCTGCCCGCCAGCACGACGTGCAGTTTGTCTTCGTCAACATGGGCGAAGGTCCCGAGGCCATCCGCATCTTCCTGGACGAGGTCAAGCGCAAAGAGATCCCCAATTTGCTGCTGGACAAAAAGACTGCCCTGTCGGAGGCTTTGCAAATCCAGGGTCTGCCTACCACGCTGTTTTTCGACGCCAAGGGCAATCTCCTGGCCCGGCACCTCGGGGAGATCAACCGAGAAGAGCTGAGGGGGTATCTGAGACGGCTTGAGTGA
- the treS gene encoding maltose alpha-D-glucosyltransferase, with protein sequence MTAADTLWYKDAVFYELHVRSFQDSNADGVGDFPGLTSRLDYLQALGVDCLWLMPFYPSPLKDDGYDIADYKAINPDYGTLDDFRHFLEEAHARGIRVIADLVVNHTSDRHFWFQEALQGPGNPYHDYYVWSETPEKYKDARIIFTDTEISNWTYQPRVGKFYWHRFFSSQPDLNYDNPKVREEMLEVVRFWLELGLDGFRVDAVPYLFEREGTNCENLPETHAFLAELRHFIDRNFPGKLLLAEANQWPKDVVAYFGTAERPEFHMCFNFPVMPRIFMALAREEARPIEEIMRSLPEIRPDCQWAIFLRNHDELTLEMVTEEERAYMYAEYAKDPRMKVNVGIRRRLAPLLDGDRRKIELLHSILLTLPGSPILYYGDEIGMGDNIYLPDRHGVRTPMQWSIDRNAGFSRADTSRLYSPVIVDPPYSYQAVNVEAQERTPTSLLNWVRRIIQVRKGYPVFGRGDISFLSSDNPKVLAYMRSYAGMHALVVHNLSRHAQPVALDLSPWKGLTPVEMIGQAAFPPIGEPPYLLTLGPHAFFWFRLDPSG encoded by the coding sequence GTGACCGCTGCCGATACCCTGTGGTACAAGGATGCCGTTTTTTACGAGCTGCACGTGCGCTCGTTCCAGGATTCCAACGCCGATGGCGTAGGTGACTTTCCCGGACTCACCTCGCGCCTGGATTACCTGCAGGCCCTGGGGGTGGACTGTTTATGGCTGATGCCCTTCTACCCCTCGCCGCTCAAGGACGATGGCTATGATATCGCCGATTACAAGGCGATCAACCCCGATTACGGAACGCTGGACGATTTTCGGCATTTCCTCGAGGAGGCCCACGCCCGCGGCATTCGGGTCATCGCCGATTTGGTGGTGAACCATACCTCTGATCGGCATTTCTGGTTCCAAGAAGCCCTCCAGGGCCCCGGTAACCCCTACCACGACTACTATGTCTGGTCGGAAACCCCGGAAAAATACAAGGACGCCCGCATCATCTTCACCGATACCGAGATTTCCAACTGGACCTACCAGCCTAGGGTAGGCAAGTTCTACTGGCACCGGTTTTTTTCCTCCCAGCCCGATCTCAACTATGACAACCCCAAGGTGCGCGAGGAGATGTTAGAGGTGGTGCGGTTCTGGCTCGAGCTGGGCCTGGACGGGTTTAGGGTAGACGCGGTGCCCTATCTGTTTGAGCGCGAGGGAACCAACTGCGAAAACCTCCCCGAGACCCATGCTTTCCTGGCCGAGCTGCGCCATTTCATCGACCGGAACTTTCCGGGCAAGCTACTGTTGGCCGAGGCTAACCAGTGGCCAAAAGATGTGGTCGCTTACTTCGGCACCGCTGAGCGCCCCGAGTTCCACATGTGCTTCAACTTCCCGGTGATGCCGCGGATCTTCATGGCCCTAGCCCGCGAGGAGGCGAGGCCTATCGAAGAGATCATGCGCAGCCTGCCCGAGATCCGCCCGGACTGCCAATGGGCTATTTTCCTGCGCAACCACGACGAGCTGACCTTGGAGATGGTCACCGAGGAAGAGCGCGCCTATATGTACGCCGAGTACGCCAAGGACCCGCGTATGAAGGTGAACGTGGGCATTCGGAGGCGGCTAGCCCCGTTGCTGGATGGAGATCGGCGGAAAATCGAGCTGCTGCACTCGATCTTGCTCACCCTGCCAGGCAGCCCCATCCTCTACTACGGCGACGAGATCGGGATGGGCGATAACATCTACCTGCCCGACCGCCACGGGGTGCGCACCCCCATGCAGTGGAGCATCGACCGCAACGCGGGCTTCTCCCGGGCCGATACCTCGAGGCTGTATAGCCCGGTGATCGTGGACCCGCCCTACAGCTATCAGGCGGTGAACGTCGAGGCCCAAGAGCGCACCCCTACCAGTTTGCTTAACTGGGTCCGCCGGATCATCCAGGTGCGCAAGGGGTATCCGGTTTTTGGGCGAGGGGATATCAGCTTCTTATCCTCAGACAACCCCAAGGTGCTGGCCTACATGCGAAGCTATGCCGGGATGCATGCGCTGGTGGTGCACAACCTCTCGCGCCACGCCCAGCCGGTAGCCCTCGACCTCTCCCCCTGGAAAGGCTTAACCCCGGTGGAGATGATCGGCCAGGCCGCCTTTCCTCCCATCGGCGAACCGCCCTATCTCCTCACCTTGGGGCCCCACGCCTTTTTTTGGTTTCGCCTTGACCCATCCGGCTAG
- a CDS encoding DUF1175 family protein, whose protein sequence is MHRLCPLLFLCIAAWAAPPDAYGYPPEVRIVSAQDREAFMRWFAAIAEAQYTARSPTWKPEDQDCAGLLRFAYVEALKPKTAEWFARFPYLPERAIPAVRSLTYPLPQIGRSVFRVAPGAYRQGDVEAGRLVGRTTAWYLMRYNTVFLGRTPDKARRGDLLFFVHPLAEGSAYHSMVYLGGGMVVYHTGLRPEEGGEVRLLSLETLRQHPEKSWHPVPENPGFLGFFRWKILVGP, encoded by the coding sequence ATGCACAGGTTATGCCCCCTTCTCTTCCTTTGTATCGCCGCTTGGGCCGCCCCGCCCGACGCCTACGGATACCCGCCCGAGGTCCGGATCGTCAGCGCCCAAGACCGCGAGGCCTTTATGCGTTGGTTTGCCGCCATCGCCGAGGCCCAGTACACGGCCCGAAGCCCAACGTGGAAACCCGAAGACCAAGACTGCGCCGGACTGCTGCGCTTCGCCTATGTGGAAGCGCTCAAACCCAAGACCGCCGAATGGTTCGCCCGGTTTCCCTACCTGCCCGAGCGGGCCATCCCCGCGGTGAGGTCGCTAACATACCCCCTTCCCCAAATAGGCCGCAGCGTGTTCCGGGTGGCCCCTGGGGCCTACCGACAGGGCGACGTGGAGGCGGGCCGGCTCGTCGGGCGCACCACCGCTTGGTATTTGATGCGCTATAACACGGTCTTCCTGGGCCGCACCCCGGACAAGGCCCGCCGCGGCGATCTGCTCTTTTTCGTCCACCCTCTGGCCGAGGGTTCGGCCTATCACAGCATGGTCTATCTCGGCGGGGGCATGGTGGTGTACCACACCGGGTTGCGCCCGGAGGAAGGAGGGGAGGTTAGGCTGCTCTCCCTCGAGACCCTGCGGCAACACCCGGAGAAAAGCTGGCATCCGGTGCCGGAGAATCCCGGATTTCTGGGATTTTTTCGCTGGAAGATCCTCGTTGGCCCCTAA